Proteins encoded in a region of the Triticum dicoccoides isolate Atlit2015 ecotype Zavitan chromosome 3A, WEW_v2.0, whole genome shotgun sequence genome:
- the LOC119269478 gene encoding calcium-dependent protein kinase 3, with amino-acid sequence MGNCCRSPAAAAREDVKSSHFPAAAAKRKPHQPRSGAAGGAAAGGGGGGGGAKRLAVLGEEGCDFIGGIDDKYLLDRELGRGEFGVTYLCVDRDTKEQLACKSISKRKLRTPVDVEDVRREVAIMRHLPRSHSIVSLREACEDEGAVHLVMELCEGGELFDRIVARGHYTERAAANVTRTIVEVVQLCHRHGVIHRDLKPENFLFANKKENSPLKAIDFGLSIFFKPGEKFSEIVGSPYYMAPEVLKRNYGPEIDIWSAGVILYILLCGVPPFWAETEQGVAQAILRGNIDFKREPWPNVSENAKDLVRRMLEPDPKLRLTAKQVLEHHWLQNAKKAPNVPLGDIVKSRLKQFSRMNRFKRRALRVIADHLSAEEVEDIKEMFKAMDTDNDGIISCEELKSGIAKFGSHLVESEVQMLIEAVDTNGKGVLDYAEFLAVSLHLQRMANDEHLRRAFLFFDKDGNGYIEPDELREALKDDGAADSMEVVNDILQEVDTDKDGKISYDEFVAMMKTGTDWRKASRHYSRGRFNSLSMKLVKDGSVKLGVE; translated from the exons ATGGGCAACTGCTGccgctcgccggccgccgccgcgcggGAGGACGTCAAGTCCTCgcacttccccgccgccgccgccaagaggAAGCCGCACCAGCCTCGGAGCGGCGCCGcggggggcgcggcggcgggcggaggaggcggaggcggaggggcGAAGCGGCTGGCCGTGCTGGGCGAGGAGGGGTGCGACTTCATCGGCGGGATCGACGACAAGTACCTGCTGGACCGGGAGCTGGGGCGCGGCGAGTTCGGGGTCACGTACCTCTGCGTCGACCGGGACACCAAGGAGCAGCTCGCCTGCAAGTCCATCTCCAAGCGCAAGCTGCGCACCCCCGTCGACGTGGAGGACGTGCGGCGGGAGGTGGCCATCATGCGCCACCTGCCCCGCAGCCACAGCATCGTGTCCCTGCGGGAGGCGTGCGAGGACGAGGGCGCCGTGCACCTCGTCATGGAGCTCTGCGAGGGCGGCGAGCTCTTCGACCGCATCGTTGCCAGGGGCCACTACACGGAGCGCGCCGCCGCCAACGTCACCCGCACCATCGTCGAGGTCGTGCAGCTCTGCCACCGCCACGGCGTCATCCACCGGGACCTCAAGCCCGAGAACTTCCTCTTCGCCAACAAGAAGGAGAACTCGCCGCTCAAGGCCATCGATTTCGGCCTCTCCATTTTCTTCAAGCCCG GTGAAAAGTTTTCAGAAATTGTTGGAAGCCCCTATTACATGGCTCCCGAAGTATTGAAGAGAAACTATGGACCGGAAATAGACATATGGAGTGCCGGGGTTATCTTATATATTTTACTATGTGGAGTTCCTCCGTTTTGGGCTG AGACCGAACAAGGGGTAGCACAAGCTATTCTTCGTGGGAATATCGATTTTAAGCGAGAACCCTGGCCTAATGTATCGGAAAATGCTAAAGATTTGGTTCGACGTATGTTGGAACCAGATCCAAAGCTCAGGTTAACTGCAAAGCAGGTTCTTG AGCACCATTGGCTTCAAAATGCTAAGAAAGCTCCAAACGTTCCTCTTGGAGATATTGTCAAGTCAAGGCTTAAGCAATTTTCGAGAATGAATAGATTCAAAAGAAGAGCTCTAAGA GTCATTGCTGATCATTTGTCTGCTGAGGAAGTTGAGGACATAAAGGAGATGTTCAAGGCAATGGATACTGACAATGATGGCATTATCTCTTGTGAAGAATTGAAGAGTGGGATAGCAAAATTTGGCTCTCACCTTGTGGAATCAGAAGTGCAGATGCTTATTGAAGCT GTGGATACAAACGGTAAAGGAGTACTAGATTATGCCGAATTTCTAGCTGTCTCTCTTCATCTGCAAAGGATGGCAAATGATGAGCACCTTCGGCGGGCCTTCTTATTCTTTGACAAGGATGGCAATGGTTACATCGAGCCGGACGAGCTTCGAGAGGCTCTGAAGGATGACGGAGCAGCTGATAGCATGGAAGTTGTGAATGACATACTGCAAGAAGTTGACACCGATAAG GATGGCAAAATTAGCTACGACGAATTCGTGGCGATGATGAAGACGGGCACAGACTGGAGAAAGGCATCACGGCACTACTCGAGAGGCAGATTCAACAGCCTTAGcatgaagcttgtgaaggacggttcCGTCAAATTGGGCGTGGAGTAA